A window of the Hordeum vulgare subsp. vulgare chromosome 5H, MorexV3_pseudomolecules_assembly, whole genome shotgun sequence genome harbors these coding sequences:
- the LOC123452064 gene encoding dehydrin DHN2 — MEYQGQTGRATDKVEEYGQPVAGHGGATGGPTGTHGAAAAAGTGQLQPTRDDHKTDGVLRRSGSSSSSSSEDDGVGGRRKKGMKEKIKEKLPGGAHKDAAGQQHTPAAGEYAGTGTHGAEATGEKKGVMDKIKEKLPGGQH; from the exons ATGGAGTACCAGGGACAGACCGGCCGCGCCACCGACAAGGTGGAGGAGTACGGCCAGCCCGTGGCCGGCCACGGCGGCGCCACCGGCGGACCCACGGGGACTcacggcgccgccgccgccgcgggcaCGGGGCAGCTCCAGCCGACCAGGGACGACCACAAGACCGACGGTGTCCTGCGCCGCTCCGgcagctccagctccagctcg TCTGAGGACGACGGCGTtggcgggaggaggaagaaagggatgaaggagaagatcaaggagaagctCCCCGGTGGTGCCCACAAGGACGCCGCCGGGCAGCAGCACACGCCGGCGGCCGGCGAGTACGCCGGCACCGGCACGCACGGCGCGGAGGCCACCGGCGAGAAGAAGGGTGTCATGGACAAGATCAAGGAGAAGCTTCCCGGCGGACAGCACTGA